The DNA window TTTCTGGGCATTTTGCTATTATATGAGTTTTCGTTGGATTTTATCTCAAATGAATGAGATAGCCCATTTGGCAATGAAATGAGATTTAAGGAGATACAAGTATTAGGACTCGGATTTGAATCCCACATTTTCCATCTTTTtgtatttttcctttttattttttgtttctaactttatttctattttatttgcactattttcaaaaatcataaaTATCACAACAAAaaactttatttctattttatttctattttagaaTGATTTAAGGTCGTTCCTTGTTACAGATCCTTGCACTATTtgaactatttttcttcattttaatattagtttttcgtttttatattaggcctttttaaatattatttttttaatttatttcttgattttatacattttttagtTAAAAAGTCCAAAAATCCTTAAATATGCAAgatcttttcaaattcaattctttTCCATTTTTACACCGccgtgtgtaacaccccatatttctcttaattaatttaaattggaattaaattatttattagaattatttggcaattgattggatttaattgaagaattataGAAAAAAAGAGTCATTGGGCTTGGTGTTGTGATGAGTAAGAGAGGGGTGCTAAGTGATAGGCCCATACTAAGTGAATTTTATTCTTTCATAAAATAGAGAAGttgagaaaagaaggaaaatagaagcaaaagaggagaaaggagaatacgtgaaagaggagcagaagaggaagaggaccaaccaAGGATTCTTGAATAAgttaaggggggactctccgattAACTTCTCTTATCATATCTTAAGGGATGATATTGATTAGGTATATTAGTTAGAACAACTGGATTGTATGTGTTGAATTGGGAGATTTAGGTTGTTTTGTTGAATTGATGTgattgatgaattgatgaatgatTTTAATGTTAGATGACCACTAAATTGTGTTATAAATGTATTATGTTATcttatttgatgatgttttggtgTGGGGACTGTCATGGTGCAATTTGGATGAGATTGGGAGAGGAAAGATGTCAAATCGCAGAAAAAAATTCTACATCGGCGTAGCGTGCGTCGACCTGTGAGATTTATGCGTCGACCTACAGGTTCCCAAAAGACCAGCATGAGTTAAATCATGGGTCGGCCTGAGAAAACCCGAGGGGGACAGAAAATTCTATACGTTGACCTATGGATCTTGTGCGTTGACCTACAACAAACaaattttttcacaaattttccgaaggccataactttcaaatcgtacatccgttttgagcgttgcgaagctaatttaaagctttatatgatgaattgatgaaatgGGAAGtggccctattttattttaaattttgatttaatttaattgatgggttgtagcattgtgtacatatatgtgtgaatgtaacaatgtgttgttATGGTGATGTAACCACTTCGAATTCATTGTGATTGGGTGGTGTTTTGACATGAATATATGTGATATAATTGAATAATGATGATGCTAGAATTGAATACATGTTGATATGATTATGTGTGATATAATTGTGGATGGTGTTGAAACTGAATATATCATTTggtgttgcttttggtgagttattggtgatgacattgttcattttggtccagtggtgatgttGTGACAACGTGATTATAATGCTGATAGTGTGTGTATAACATGagcatgtggtgattgttttgatcgtatgatgatgattgatttgttttgaatgatgcatgatacatgcacatacttgttggtgataactatgttgagttatgtgagatgATGTTATTCATCAgatcggtgatgttgtaagtatgtcatatgtgtgcattcattcattcgcattttggtgatggatcccggtgatgttgtagaccaaatggtgggcataattcccattgtgcggaatttatGCTGGTTGGACTGTATCTTGATGATGAAAAGATCAattggatgggtttatcccatgtatggtaccacatgcatagtgtcagttcattcatatgcttgattttcataacatgattgaatgtgtttcagtgttatgaattgatgatgtgttggttgcatattttgttgaattgtctgaatataatacaattgggtgattaatataactatgatgtgttgttatttatgatgcaataatatttgttaattgcgatgagactcacccttacatgttgtcattttcagattgaggatagcggcttttacgacttggtgaggattagatCATGAGTCAGTGCATTTAGTATAGCcttggtgtcatgctctgatattgtaacactggggaacgctagtctAGACTCTATAAGGATAATCTAatctgttgttattgtattaactTGTGGGATAtcgcatagatgatgttatgcttatccgtatgatgaatattccgctgtgtagaaacatgattatgataATGTGATGATTTGTTCCTAAGTGTAGCATGACGAATGACTTATGAATAAAAtggtttaaattgaattgtggcacccttgttttatgTTTCACTCtgaatttttatataattgtcgcggggtttagaagggtgttacaccatgGTCCCTAGGTTTCCAATCACTTTCATTAAGTACAAATCATTCTAAAAATAATCAATCAAGTGATCTCTAAAATCCtaatttttcctataaatacCTAAAGTTTTTTCATGATACAATAACTAATAATCCACCAATTACATTAACAATTCTCTCAATTTTCCAAGTCaaaaccttgtttttattttttagtcaaaCATCATTTTTAGAAAAACCAATTTCATTAACCATTCTAATTTCTTGTTTTCAACTAACAATTACACATCACACGTACATAATTTTCCACTACACTAATTTCCAACCATCCAAACATTTTTCCTTGTTTTACCATTTGAGTCAAATAACACCAAACTTTAGTCGAAAAATCCTTTCCAATAATTCTCACGAAAAACTCACTAACCTATGACTTTTTTCAACACCTTTTACACTACACCATTTTCAAATTCTAACAATATCCTTCACAAATTTCCCTTTGAATTCACACCATAATCACATTACAACTTTTATCACAATTTAACCGAAACACCAACACTCCATAAACCTATCATCACTCTCCTTCAATCATCACGAAAACAATTCAAAACTACCTTCAAAACCTTCCAAAACTCAAATAACCATAAACCATCATTCCAAATTAAtctcttcaaacaaaatttctaaACACGAGCCATGCACGATAAAAAACCAAACATAAAACTACAACATTATCATCATTCAAAAACTCCAAACAaccaaaataacaacacaaccaCAATCAGTGAAacgaaaattcaaaataaaaagaagaaactaGTTCAGTTTCGGAACCAACCACCACATTCAGATTTTTGACGATATCAAAGCTCCCTTTGCCCCGTCCATGCACAACTTACGATGAAGCATAGCCATAGTGGATCATACCACCTTCAAACCGAACACACACGTCCCCAGCTTGCGATGACTACTCCATCCATCCGCGAATCTTGCTGCCATACAACATGCAACCAACGACAGGTTTACCTCTCTGTGAATACTAGATTCCCCCAAGCTCCGTAGGTCGTTCCTTGTTATAGATCCTTGTTTCATATACTGGAATAATATGTGATTTGTTGATGttgagaaaaaagaagaagaacaaatgTCTTTGATGGCGAAAGcataatttcttttctttctttcatatacagagaggaagaggaagaaaagaTAAATGGATTATGTTGTTCAATGGTCTGGACCATATATTGCGAGTAAGGTGTTTCCAAATAGAGTTGTAGAAGTAAAAGATCCAGGAGATTTGTACAATTTCACCGTAAATGGACGAAGGTTAAAGATTTATGTAGGAAGTGAAATAGCTTCAAAGAAGGTTTCTCTGGTGCTTGGTGAACCTTAGAAGAAATATTCAAGCTAGTGACCTTAAACAAACGCTTAATGAGAGGCAACCCATCATTTTTTAAttcagttttttttcttttccaaagaaGAGTAATAGCCAGAACTGAAGAAACTCTTCCCCTTTTACTTTTCAttgtttgaaatttatgaacTTGTCTGTTTATGTTGTTTCTTTCACTTTTATTTTGCTACCTTACTAGTGACAtgatgataaataaaatataaactcgCTAGAAAAAGAACGAAAAGATCATTAGTGAAATTCCCTTGCAGATAGAATGTTGATAAAGAAAAGGTAAACCGACTACTTATACTCAACTTTCATATACCTCGGCTAGTAAGGTTTGAGCCAAATATTTCCATAGTTAACTTTTCCTTCTTATGAGAGTATTCATGCATTAGTCATTTTCTGGAATTTGTCCTTTTTCTGATTTTGAATCTAGTGTTTTAATAAATACACAATGAGACAATTGTTTATGAAAACTCTGAGCCTTTTTAAACCATCATGTTTCAATATGATAATATTCATTTTTTAACCACTTTGAGCCTAAAACCTTTCTTTCAGTGACATAGCCCTATCATATAGCCATTGACTTGGAAGACAAATTTTTTCCATCCTCTTAGAGTTAGGtagaaataattattttatttgtctGATGGAAAAGAATAAATTTGGGGTTAATCTTGAAAGTTAGCAACGAATAAGTTTGGGGTTGGGGACTAAAGAAATtggtcaaaaagaaaaagaaataaaaacaagaaGTTATAATAGCttcttaaaaaaaagttaaaaataggACCAACATTGTGCAATTATCTAGTACCAAGTACATTATAAAAGAGTGAGTTGAAAGCACTACTAAGGAATACACATATAACCACGGTAGGTAGAAAGATTCTATTGCGGATGATGGTTTGTAATAAGGTAACTTGTGGTGTATGTGTCCTCTTTAGAATAACATTAGACTAGTCGTGGTCGAAAGGTTGTAGCGTGTAACATGCCACAACGGTTGTTTTAAATAATCGTAGTAAAAGGTTGTGGTATTGGGTTCAATTCCTACTGTCTGCATTTTTTCTTCAGATTTCAACAAATTTTCCCATGATCCTAGAATCCAAATGTGGTGAAAGACTTAGCACACaagccttatatatatatatatatatatatatatatatatatatatatatatatatatatatatatatatatatatatatatatatatattcggtaATAGGTTAAAAAAACTCAATCCACATCTGATATAATAAAATCATCTTCTATAATATGTTGACTAAACTTAATGAAGTTGCAATTTAGTGAAAACAACAATCATTAAATAATCACAGTGGTAACaaacattaacaacaacaacaacaacaacaaaaatcatcACCAACAAACCTTAAACATCATGCAACATACatcaaacaacttttattaacaaaaacaaaatcatcaataacataccttaaacaacatataacatacaacttttattactaacaacatacaacttttaccaacaacaacataacttaaacaacatacaacttGCAACATACCATAAATAACTTACAAAATAAATTACcaacaacatacaacttttatcaaGAACAACGTACATTAAACAACATATAACACATATCAACAGACAAAATCATCAACCACATACATTAAACAACATATAACATGCAACTTTTATTACCAAcaacataatttttttatcaataacaACATACATTAACAACAAAATACAacatatataaacaaaaataatatcgtcaacaacatacaacaaatatataaaaaaatcatcaacaacaacaacacacacgCGCACACACACGCGCGCGCGAGCGCACACACacaccacacacacacacacacacacacacacacacacacacacatatatatatatatatatatatatataacacttaCTCTACATCCTGACCATTAATTCTTCTAAATCTATTGGTTAAAAATTATAAGTAATAGTTTTCCCtctatatttaattacttattatttctagccattagattgaaaagaattaatagtcaagatgtggagtaagttttAATAACTTACTCTTAGAGTAATAATATCTCTTCTCctatataaataaacaaaatcaacgATAACATAAAACGTGGAAAAGTCTCATGTACCTGAAATGTGATGAGGAAGTGAAACAAATAAACCTTTCCTTGATCCAAGAGAGATGAAGAATACATTTTGGAATTTTGTGAAGAGGTAGTATGGGTATCGTTCATGGAGTTAAGATGAAACGTGacagggagagagagagagagagagagagagagagagagagagttagggttttgttttgagaGAGATGATTGTGTTTAGTCTTGAATGAGCAAACTTACGACCGTGATTAAATATAGGTACATTTCATAATGGTTTCTATTATAAGTCATGGTGAAAggtattttagttttaatataaatattatgattgACACACTCATTTTTgtaaccaaaaaagaaaaatggttGGTGTTGAGATTCGGAGCTTGTATGACTTAACATATTACTACAATTACTAATATGGACCATCGTGAAAtatctttaaataaaaataaattttttgcaCCTGACTGAATAAGAGCTCTTACTACAGTTGGCCTAATGACTAAGGTTATTAATAACATGTTACGTTAGGTATTGTTTCTTGTAGTGAAGAAATTTGATAACATATGGAAAACTAGATACATAACTCCAAAGGTTTAAGCCTAATATCCTAAATCATCTCACCCTGAcataagccacgttacaacctataGAGGACCTCAAAATGTGtgtttaaatatgactttgattGATTTGATTAGAAAGTTTTCAAATTCATTGTTAAATGCTTATGTATATTGATTGAGtgattaacctatcaaattaaatggATAATGGTGAAATGAGAGACAGGTTGAGTACTTGTATGTCAGAAGAAATTTTATGAGTTGTTTGAATTTAAGCAGGGAAATAAGTTTTTGATCGTAAAAAGGTGACATTCAATTAAGCATTTCAATTCAGATGAAATGTGCAGTGTGCAAACAGATTACTTGAAGACAAGCAATATATTAAATTTGGGATTGTGATGAAGTCGTCATCACGTGACTTTTACGAGGAAATTGAGATGAATTTGTAAGAATAATGACCAAAATTCATGTCAAAGTGTGAAGAATTGATCAAAAAGGCAAGACAAGGAAGAAATAAATAGTTagtgaaaatggaagaaaaagagatgaaaaCATGCAATTTGCTTCTAGAATTCTCGCCCTCGCGATGCATCCTATCGTGGCACAACGAGGCTTGCATCATGATGCGATACTAACTTATCATGGCGTGATGGAACATGTTTGATTGACttataattttctatttaaagGAACTTTTTGCTACTTTTTTAGGGTTCCGAATTTTAGAGAAAAAGTGATGGCTAAGGACATTCAAGGGCCGATTTTGGAGCACGTTGGAGTCATTGCAGATAAATTCTTTTgtagattttgatgatgatgacttATCAACTCATGGTATTTGTTAACTTATCAATGAGTAGCTAAGTTTTTCTAAATTAGATCTTTTTGAGATGAACCTTATTATTACTTTGTTGGGTTATATGGTTGTTTGAGATTTATTTAGTacttttattactattatttttattttatttaaattttcttgtGTTTAGCTTTTTGTTGCTTACGAGCGTACGAATTGATGTAGATACTCAGAAATTTATAACCGTTAGTCTATTTATctaatctaattaatttattcAACTTTGTAATTAACTAGGGGTGGATAATTAGAAGTTATTACTTATGAGTTAATGCACATAAACTCCTACTTTAACTTTGAATTGCCTAATAAAATAGGAGATTGTCGTATAAATTAGTGGGTTGCACACCAAGGAATTGGGTCTAGTGGTTTTGTTAATTCGCGAtgagataataatttaattgaaactCAATAAATACATAATTTATTAACAGGTAAAAATAAGGGGATTCAATAATAAAGACATAATCGCCTTTCACATCTTGAATTTCATTCTTTTAATTCTCATTTTAGAACAACTTTTCAAATGAAACTCCCATATTTAATTCATTAAATTCGCACATAATTTTCTTGTTAAATTACAATCCTCATAGAGACGATATTCTTATTATTACTTCGACGTTATTGGTACACTTGCTGAGAGGTCATAATTAGGCTATCTTGTTGGATTCTTATTAGAGATTCTTAGTGTCTTATTAGACTATCTTGTTGGACCTTTATCAGAGATCTTTTTTTCCATATAAGGCTATCTTGCTGGACCGTTATCATGAATCATTGTCTCCTTATCAAACAATTTTAGTAGACCTTTATTAAGGATCATTTCCACCTTATTAAGTCATCTTGTTAGACCCTTATCAGGTATCTATACCATCTTAGCAGGCTATCTTGCTAGACCATTATTAGGGATTTTTACATCCTTATCAAGCTATCTTGTTAGACCCTTATCAAGGACCATTGTCGCCTCATTGAGCTATCTTACTCGAGTCCAATAAAATCAAAGGAGTGCATGTAATGGAGCGTCTTCACAGACTTAGGCAGAGTGAACTTATTAATGCCAAACAATAAAGGAGCGATAACGCAAAATCAGTAAACATGTCATCTGAAGGCATGCGTATTATCTTTAAAAGATTTTGGAGGACAATATTATAAACGTCCCCAAATGGCAGCAATGCAAGCAACTTAAAATAATACAAAGGACTTTTAAAGGTGGCATTATAATGAATTCAAATTAAGCGAAAGAAAAATATGAATGGGATGCAAAGGGCCTTTCAAGTGCTAATAGTCGCGAGTTGGTTAatttataaatacataaatttgTGAAGACATCTGCTATTATTCAATTTTAAATGTATGTAAACTTTTGTACTAATTATTAGTTAGAATAAAGTGGATGAAATTGGTAGAAATTATAATAAACAAGTTTGGCTTCAATGACTATAACAATTGTGTTCTTTTCTATGTTTAgtgataaatatttataatattattcctttcaaaaaaattataatatttttgaacacaatttaaagtatttttttataaagtattaataattttagttttgttTAATATAGGAAGTACATTTacactaataatataataatggtaattggacaaaatatttataatattaatatcaaTAATTTAGTGAAGGAAATATATTCTATCACTAAATTAATGATTTAATATTTTGTGATAAGATATTGTTACATCACGAATAATGACGGAAATTatgttttaaaactattttttttctcaACTTTTAGTGAAGGAATAACATGATTAGTGACGGATTTATTTCATAACTATTTGTGACGGATTGAAAATTCCCTCATTAAAGTTTTGCGACACTGAGATTCAATTTGTATATATGGTCGTCACAAAATCCATCACTATATTCGTTTGTGACGGAAATTTAGTGCATTAGTTAGGGAAAACTATCCTCcctaaattcaattttttttagtagTGATTCAGATGATCTCTCTTTTTTCTCATTAACTTAAGCATTCACAAATGTCACCCGTCCATCCATACCTCCAATTTCGAGACCCCTTATGAGGGCCACACCTGTACAAGCCTCGCGTGAGGGAAATGCCCTTCCAAGTCTTACCCGAAGAGAGATTTTCGACCACCTAGCTTAAATCACCTCGCCCTTTACAAACCTCGTGTTTGAAGGACTAAGGATTGGATAAATTTTAATTAGGCCCTAGAAGAGAAGGGTCAAAAGAGAAGTCAAGCGAGCGTGGCATGTTGGATTATGAGTCGTATGTCCCGCCTCTGCTAGAGCTTGTGTCGCCTGACTCAGACCCATATCTTTCAAAGCCAACTGCCTCATTGCATGGTAGATAAGGAATCCTTGAAACGGCCGATTTAGTTAAGTTCGTGAGGAACCACTCCTCAAAACAAGAAGAGGAACAAGTCTCTCTATTCTCCGCGTTTTCGATGAAGAGTTAGGAAAAAACTAGTTCTTGGCTGCAATTCAACTCCTAGGTCATGGCTACAAATTCCCCCATTTTTCATAGTTCCAGATATTAAGATCATGACAATTCTCTAAGTAAATGAAAAatctattaaattttattttataataatatatataagaaaatttattatttctattaaggccctatttttattattagaaaGATGCTTCCAGTCGAGACGGCCCTGATCAATTTTTCTATATAAACAAATTCAATTATCCATCCTTTacacaaaaagaaaagatataCGACCAATATCTatcaatattcaaatattatcAGAAAGGACGTAAATTAttgacttttattttcttttccagTTTTCAAGCTCTATATTTAAAAATTTACTTTAATTAAATCCTAAGCTAATAAAATATCAAGAAATACGGTCGTCCAAGGCATGTGTCTGGCGGCTGGTTATTTAATAATATGAAAAGAAAATACATCAAGAGAGCTCTATTTTGTCTTCtagtatttcaaaataaaaatatatatgtgtgatatatttttcttttgaCCCCTACGTTAgagtaatatattttatttataattttaaataatattaaatttttatagatACCGACTAATTAAAATAAGGATGTAATAGGTTATAGGGTTAGGTTTATCATGTAACTAACATATGCATGAATGCTTCCAAAATTTATTTGAAGAAAGATAAGACAAagtgatcaaatatttttaatacaaaaaaataattagataaatatttaaaatgCTTAATGTAATATATAGTCTTTGCTGCAATATTAGTTTGCTTGTAATTGTTAATTGATGGTGAATGGGAAGGAGGAACATGCattaaaatattaggatttaaaaaTGAAGATATGGTAAGCAAAAAAGGAAAGCCAATATATAGGTTAGATTAGGATAAGCACAATGCCAAAAAGAAAATTAtgcttttaattatttataaataaaatgatgCTGTTGAGCATATCAAAAACAGTAAAGTCAAATTAACAGTAAAATGTATTATAGTGATGATATAATTAGAGATTAGTATTAATAATCCCATGATGATTACATGCATGTATTTTTCACCATAATTACAACTCttacattatatttttttaaattaaaaaattactaatATTAACTTCCATAATATTAGTTTATTTTACaactttatttaattttacaattgtgtcacacaatatttaataaaaatgtaaaattataCCTCTTTATAGAGTTGTAAATTAATGGAGATAGGGAAAAATCCACAAgaggtttttatttatttatgttaagtACTCATTGATTACTTTTTTTTATAAGTACTCATTGATTAACTTCTTTATTAGAAAAGCAATTACACATGAAAAACTTATTATCAAGTGAGatgagattataaaaaatatttgcatGAAAACAAATATGTGATTTTATAAATAACTAatcacaattttttattatttaaaaataaaaataaatttttctttcatctactcaatcacaaccaccccattaattcaattaaaaaataattaaatttaaaattttctctttttattaattatttttaatactaaaaatttaAGTTCGTATTCATGTAATTTTTTTCCGGAGTTTATAGAATATACCAAAATCTTTTATATCATTATTATCACAATTACATTACTCCATTATTATCCTACCCATTCTAATTGCTCATGTtatgaagaaaataaatttatgttttttatatgtgttaatttatattatttaaataaatcgaAACGATAAGAGTTCAATCTAAACAATCATGTGATAttaaaaagagaattaaaatGATAGAATAAATGAGACAATttataaatgtaattaaatgaaATATATAGGTAATTGCCAATGGCTATATATACTGTAAAATAAATACATCATAAGAATTGTAAATATTGTTCGAACAATCATTAATCAGACTCTTCGATAATTAGTTTGGTAAGGTTAGGGCCAACCAACAAATAGTGATTTCTTTTCATTTCCTTGATGTTTGAGAATTTATGCATTCAAATAATTCAAGGAAATTGCTACCATATCTTTTATACCAAACTATGTCCTTTTGAAAGAGCTTCTTGAATTTGACTCCAAATTGAGACCTAATTGAAGATCTAAACCTTTACTATGACTTTGATTCAAAGAAGGATCCAAAATGAAAGGCCTAACATCTTTATTAGAGAAAGTAAACATGCAAGTATCTTGTTGAGAGGTAGGAACATGATGAGGAGGCAAAGAATACCAAGAATTGGCATCATGATGAACATTTTTTGACTTGAAACTAATTTGAGACTCTTCACACAAAGAGAATTGATCAGAGTTGTTATAAGAAGAAGGGTCATAAAACCAATGAGTATCAGAAGAACCATGgtaagaagaaaaaccatggtgaTTCTTTTGAAAAGGTTGTAAGTAATAGTTTATGCTAGCTTTTCTAGCTTGAAGTTGcaatctttttttcttcattctttctttctTGTGTGCATTTTGATGGCCTCCTAATGCTTGTGAGTTTGCAAATTCTTTGAAACAATATTGACACTCAAATTTTCTCTCATCTTGTTGGTCTCTAgatgaaactttttcttgcacTATTTTCTCTCCTCCGGATGAAAATGAATTAGAGGAATTCACACTTTCATCTCCTTCATTAGACTCTTTCACAAGTCCTTCAATATTATTCTTTATTGGATTTAGCTCAAAACCAAATAGTCTAAGCCTTTTCTCAACAGAAATATCACACATTTCCTTTTCCATAGTCTCTCTTAGATAaatgaaagaaatatttttttgaggTTGAATTGGGTTGATTAGTTGGTATGCATATATGTTCCTTTTATAGTAAGCTCTTAGGTTTAAACATGCACTAtgcatatattaaaaaatactaaACTATAGTTTTATGATACATTGGACAACATATGGAACCTAAGGTCAATAATTATACATTATAATAGAAACTTCAAAAGAAAAATACCATAAAATGGAAGCAGTCTTACATGCAATGtttcttatgaaaaaaaaaaaactattaatattataattaacgGAGCATCGATATTTCAAATTAAAGATGTGTT is part of the Vicia villosa cultivar HV-30 ecotype Madison, WI linkage group LG2, Vvil1.0, whole genome shotgun sequence genome and encodes:
- the LOC131646267 gene encoding zinc finger protein 5-like, with amino-acid sequence MEKEMCDISVEKRLRLFGFELNPIKNNIEGLVKESNEGDESVNSSNSFSSGGEKIVQEKVSSRDQQDERKFECQYCFKEFANSQALGGHQNAHKKERMKKKRLQLQARKASINYYLQPFQKNHHGFSSYHGSSDTHWFYDPSSYNNSDQFSLCEESQISFKSKNVHHDANSWYSLPPHHVPTSQQDTCMFTFSNKDVRPFILDPSLNQSHSKGLDLQLGLNLESNSRSSFKRT